In Halococcus saccharolyticus DSM 5350, the following are encoded in one genomic region:
- the dapA gene encoding 4-hydroxy-tetrahydrodipicolinate synthase, which produces MTPSIDLDGVFPAMATPFESDDSIDFDRLQSEAHRLERAGVDGLVPVGTTGESATLTHDEHVAVVETVAETVSIPVIAGAGSNATREALDLAERSRAAGADALLLISPYYNRPEPAGMEAHFRAIADAVDLPQIVYNVPGRTGRSIEIDTAAALADHENVAGYKSASGDVGRASELVERTRGEDFSVLSGEDALTLPLLAAGARGTISVAANVEPERVAEMVHAGLDGEFDRARERHHELGPLFRALFWETNPTPLKEALAIRGHVAGNLRAPLSQLGTDHRASLETVLADLDDASTDDREPPVPEAER; this is translated from the coding sequence ATGACACCATCCATCGACCTCGACGGCGTGTTCCCCGCGATGGCCACGCCGTTCGAATCCGACGACAGCATCGATTTCGACCGACTCCAGAGCGAAGCCCACCGCCTCGAACGCGCGGGCGTCGACGGGCTGGTTCCGGTCGGCACCACCGGCGAGAGCGCGACGCTGACCCACGACGAACACGTTGCAGTCGTTGAGACGGTCGCCGAAACCGTTTCGATCCCCGTGATCGCTGGCGCTGGCTCGAACGCGACCCGGGAGGCGCTCGATCTTGCCGAGCGCTCGCGGGCAGCGGGCGCGGACGCGCTTCTCCTGATCTCGCCGTACTACAACCGGCCCGAACCTGCGGGAATGGAGGCCCACTTCCGGGCGATCGCCGACGCGGTCGATCTGCCACAGATCGTCTACAACGTGCCTGGCCGCACGGGCCGCTCCATCGAAATCGACACCGCAGCGGCACTCGCCGACCACGAGAACGTCGCGGGCTACAAGTCGGCGAGCGGCGATGTCGGTCGGGCGAGCGAACTCGTCGAGCGCACTCGCGGCGAGGACTTTTCCGTTCTTTCGGGCGAGGACGCGCTCACGCTGCCGCTGCTCGCAGCGGGCGCTCGTGGGACGATCAGCGTCGCCGCGAACGTCGAACCCGAACGAGTGGCCGAAATGGTCCACGCAGGGCTCGACGGCGAGTTCGATCGGGCTCGCGAGCGCCACCACGAACTCGGGCCGTTGTTCCGGGCGCTGTTCTGGGAGACCAACCCGACCCCGCTGAAGGAAGCGCTGGCGATCCGTGGCCACGTCGCTGGCAACCTCCGCGCGCCGCTCTCGCAGCTCGGGACCGACCACCGCGCTTCGCTCGAAACCGTGCTCGCCGATCTCGACGACGCGAGCACCGACGACCGCGAACCACCCGTACCGGAGGCCGAACGGTGA
- the dapB gene encoding 4-hydroxy-tetrahydrodipicolinate reductase yields the protein MTVVGVTGATGAMGRAVLETAADRDDVAVAFAVNRDPDDGEHVAGHAVHDAAALPDLLAEHQPEVVVDFTGPESTIEYAGACAEAEVGFVTGTTGLDDAERSTLREAAEAIPVLWATNFSRGVSALRSALTEAVAALPEYDIELTETHHNRKHDAPSGTATTLLDDIDAARGDDNTARNDMREDNAAAGQRTYGREGEQPRTDGEVGVHVRRAGGVRGEHEILLADNDEVLTLAHRAESREVFAAGALDAAGWLAGHEAGWYAFDDVIEGSS from the coding sequence GTGACGGTCGTCGGGGTCACGGGAGCGACGGGCGCGATGGGACGTGCAGTGCTCGAAACGGCCGCCGACCGCGACGACGTGGCGGTGGCGTTCGCGGTCAACCGTGATCCGGACGACGGTGAGCACGTCGCCGGTCACGCGGTCCACGATGCGGCCGCCCTCCCCGATCTCCTCGCCGAGCATCAGCCCGAGGTCGTGGTCGATTTCACCGGCCCCGAGTCGACGATCGAGTACGCCGGGGCCTGCGCCGAGGCCGAAGTCGGATTCGTTACCGGCACGACGGGACTCGACGACGCAGAGCGGTCGACGCTCCGCGAGGCCGCTGAAGCGATTCCCGTGCTCTGGGCGACGAACTTCTCGCGTGGCGTCAGTGCCCTTCGATCAGCGCTTACCGAGGCTGTCGCGGCGCTACCGGAGTACGACATCGAACTGACCGAAACCCACCACAACCGCAAGCACGACGCGCCGAGCGGGACGGCGACGACGCTGCTTGACGACATCGACGCGGCGCGGGGCGACGACAACACCGCACGGAACGACATGAGGGAGGACAACGCAGCCGCCGGACAGCGAACATACGGCCGTGAGGGCGAACAACCACGGACTGACGGCGAGGTCGGTGTCCATGTCCGGCGCGCCGGTGGAGTGCGGGGCGAACACGAGATACTTCTCGCGGACAACGACGAGGTGCTCACGCTCGCCCACCGCGCCGAGAGCCGTGAGGTCTTTGCGGCGGGCGCGCTCGACGCGGCGGGATGGCTCGCCGGCCACGAGGCCGGCTGGTATGCGTTCGACGACGTTATCGAGGGATCATCATGA
- a CDS encoding 2,3,4,5-tetrahydropyridine-2,6-dicarboxylate N-succinyltransferase: MSLESDIDTLWQRTDDGLTAGDAGSEERDLLDRFLDALETGEVRAAEKRDGDWQANEWVKRGVLLNFSLRETQRREYGGVDYHDVLPLRRTDDLGERGTRNTPDGTVIRRGAHVGSDAILMSPSFVNAGAHVGDGTLVDSCDTVGSCAQVGADVKLGANTLIGGVLEPVEDAPVVIEDGVSLGAGCRVTSGFVVGHDSVVGENTLLTPRIPVYDLVEEEIIYGRLPPERRAFTRFVESSIGDHDLFDGGAYKPAVVATDVEDRTLEATEREEALR; this comes from the coding sequence ATGAGTCTGGAATCCGATATCGACACGCTATGGCAACGTACCGACGACGGACTGACCGCAGGCGACGCCGGCAGCGAGGAACGCGACCTGCTCGACAGGTTCCTCGACGCGCTCGAAACCGGCGAGGTCCGGGCAGCCGAGAAACGCGACGGTGACTGGCAGGCCAACGAGTGGGTCAAGCGCGGCGTTCTCCTCAACTTCAGCCTCCGCGAGACACAGAGACGGGAGTACGGCGGCGTCGACTACCACGACGTCCTCCCGCTACGGCGGACCGACGACCTCGGTGAGCGCGGCACCCGAAACACACCCGACGGCACCGTGATCCGGCGGGGCGCACACGTCGGCAGCGACGCGATCCTGATGAGTCCGAGCTTCGTCAACGCGGGCGCGCACGTGGGCGACGGCACCCTCGTCGACTCGTGTGACACGGTCGGTTCGTGCGCCCAGGTCGGTGCGGATGTCAAGCTCGGCGCGAACACGCTCATTGGAGGAGTGCTCGAACCGGTCGAGGACGCCCCCGTAGTGATCGAAGACGGTGTCTCGCTCGGCGCGGGCTGTCGTGTCACTTCGGGCTTTGTGGTCGGTCACGATTCTGTCGTCGGCGAGAACACGCTCCTAACGCCGCGGATTCCGGTGTACGATCTCGTTGAGGAAGAGATTATCTACGGTCGCCTGCCACCGGAACGCCGGGCGTTCACCCGGTTCGTCGAGTCGTCGATCGGCGATCACGACCTGTTCGACGGCGGGGCGTACAAGCCCGCCGTGGTGGCGACCGACGTCGAGGATCGAACGCTGGAAGCGACCGAACGCGAGGAAGCGCTCAGATGA
- the lysA gene encoding diaminopimelate decarboxylase, whose product MTTEVASAPSVTAANPPVRRLADWPAADLRDLAAEHGTPLYVLDHDRIRENGARLRQAFSDAEISYAVKANAIGSVLETIADTGLGAECASAGEVVRALDAGFDRVRYTAVNPPGRDLDRVVGLAADHDIAITVGASDTLDRLAERGWAGELFVRVNPGVGAGHHEKVRTGTDPKFGVPGERVAAVVSKATERGFDVRGLHAHAGSGILDTDDLDAHRALVARVVELVDEVAGTDVALDAVNVGGGFGVPYRETESPLDLATLAAAIHEALGDRDPALGIEPGRYLVADAGVLVTRVNTVKPTPETTVVGVDAGMTDLLRPALYDAHHAIRSLVSDADERETVSTTVVGPVCESADALARDRELPAPARDDLLAVGNAGAYGYEMASTYNSRPRPAVIALDDGESRVSARRETIDDLTRLEADR is encoded by the coding sequence ATGACCACCGAGGTTGCCAGCGCTCCGTCGGTGACGGCCGCGAACCCGCCTGTCAGACGGCTCGCCGACTGGCCGGCGGCCGATCTGCGCGATCTCGCCGCCGAGCACGGGACGCCGCTGTACGTGCTCGATCACGACCGCATCCGCGAGAACGGTGCTCGCCTTCGGCAAGCGTTCTCCGACGCCGAGATCAGCTACGCGGTCAAGGCGAACGCCATCGGGAGCGTGCTGGAAACGATCGCCGACACGGGTTTGGGAGCCGAATGCGCCTCCGCGGGCGAGGTCGTCCGTGCGCTCGATGCGGGGTTCGACCGCGTGCGCTACACCGCCGTCAACCCCCCCGGGCGTGATCTCGATCGCGTGGTCGGCCTCGCCGCGGATCACGACATCGCCATTACGGTCGGTGCGAGCGACACCCTCGATCGACTCGCCGAGCGTGGGTGGGCGGGAGAGCTGTTCGTCCGGGTGAACCCCGGCGTCGGTGCGGGCCACCACGAGAAGGTACGGACGGGTACCGACCCGAAGTTCGGGGTTCCGGGCGAACGAGTCGCGGCAGTCGTGAGCAAGGCCACGGAACGCGGGTTCGACGTTCGTGGCCTCCACGCCCACGCCGGCAGCGGGATTCTCGACACCGACGACCTCGACGCCCACCGTGCGCTGGTCGCCCGCGTCGTCGAACTGGTGGACGAAGTCGCCGGGACGGACGTCGCTCTCGATGCGGTGAACGTCGGTGGCGGGTTCGGGGTTCCCTACCGTGAGACCGAATCGCCACTCGATCTCGCGACGCTCGCCGCGGCCATCCACGAGGCACTCGGCGACCGCGACCCCGCACTCGGGATTGAACCGGGGCGGTATCTCGTCGCCGACGCCGGGGTGCTGGTGACGCGGGTCAACACCGTGAAGCCGACGCCCGAGACCACCGTCGTCGGGGTCGACGCCGGGATGACCGATCTCCTCCGGCCCGCGCTGTATGACGCCCACCACGCGATCCGATCGCTCGTCTCGGACGCCGACGAGCGCGAGACGGTGTCGACGACGGTCGTGGGGCCGGTCTGTGAGTCCGCGGACGCGCTCGCGCGGGATCGTGAACTTCCCGCACCAGCACGTGACGACCTCCTCGCGGTCGGGAACGCTGGCGCGTACGGCTACGAGATGGCGAGCACGTACAACTCCCGGCCACGTCCAGCAGTGATCGCGCTCGACGACGGCGAGTCTCGAGTCTCCGCGCGTCGCGAGACGATCGACGATCTCACGCGTTTGGAGGCCGACCGATGA
- the dapF gene encoding diaminopimelate epimerase — MIPIEKYHGTGNDFFVVDAVEPVADRRELAIRLCDREDGLAVGGSVGADGVLFLALEDGYASPRVVMTLVQPDGSTAPMCGNGARCAAAWAARRLRRRGEHESPDDADDETTVMVDTQAGTRRATVDDDRNVTLEMGVPSFAPAAVPVARDEPLVEEPIGELTATAVSTGVPHAVAFVDDVSSVDLAAVAPTVRHAETFPRGANVTVASPHDEGFEQRTYERGIEGETRSCGTGAVAVAAVARELGHTDAASIAVRPPGGRLDIRLDERGATLAGPTEREGTAEIHIDNPQSAEAAGD; from the coding sequence ATGATCCCGATCGAGAAGTACCACGGTACCGGCAACGACTTCTTCGTGGTGGATGCAGTCGAACCCGTTGCCGACCGACGAGAGCTTGCGATCAGGCTCTGTGACCGCGAGGACGGTCTCGCGGTCGGCGGGTCGGTCGGCGCGGACGGCGTACTCTTTCTCGCACTCGAAGACGGCTACGCCTCACCCCGGGTCGTGATGACGCTGGTCCAGCCGGACGGCTCGACCGCTCCGATGTGTGGCAACGGCGCGCGGTGTGCTGCGGCGTGGGCCGCGCGACGGCTTCGTCGTCGCGGTGAGCATGAGTCCCCGGATGACGCGGACGACGAGACGACCGTGATGGTCGACACCCAGGCGGGCACGCGCCGCGCAACGGTCGATGACGATCGGAACGTAACTCTCGAAATGGGTGTCCCAAGCTTTGCGCCCGCGGCCGTCCCGGTGGCGCGCGACGAACCGCTCGTCGAGGAGCCGATCGGAGAGCTCACCGCGACGGCGGTGAGTACCGGTGTTCCTCACGCGGTCGCGTTCGTCGACGACGTCTCATCTGTGGACCTCGCTGCTGTCGCGCCGACGGTGCGCCACGCCGAAACCTTCCCTCGCGGCGCGAACGTCACGGTCGCTAGCCCCCACGACGAAGGATTCGAGCAGCGCACCTACGAGCGCGGCATCGAGGGCGAGACGCGCTCGTGTGGCACCGGCGCTGTGGCGGTCGCAGCGGTTGCGCGCGAACTCGGTCACACCGACGCGGCGTCGATCGCGGTGCGGCCGCCCGGCGGTCGCCTCGACATCCGGCTCGATGAGCGCGGCGCGACGCTCGCCGGACCGACCGAACGCGAGGGCACAGCCGAAATTCATATCGACAACCCACAGAGCGCCGAGGCCGCCGGCGACTGA
- a CDS encoding M20 family metallopeptidase, producing the protein MIDPLEFLERAVRTPSHDDVGPMRDLLCETLREAGVEPTVDDADNVVATHEASGDAADGPHVVLNTHLDTVSPHVPAERDGDLLHGRGACDAKGPLAAMVAVFSSIEPDRGRITLAVTPDEETRSIGAAALVPSLDLDPDRGDAVIVGEPTGLNVCNAAKGRFEGRVTITGERAHAAEPHTGRNAIAMAAPVIDALATFDDRAEGLDTYPDLGAPTLTPTLVTGGEATNQVPADCEIVLDRRSVLPETAVGFETALNEYLGERVPSPDAVSFALTDRETPFLEAFETPDDARVVSVLQEASGGAVRPFTAATEASYFAREAPTVVFGPGDLADEDGPVAHADREYVRLSAVERATTILGDALAEFLRETDV; encoded by the coding sequence ATGATCGATCCGCTCGAATTCCTCGAACGCGCAGTCCGAACGCCATCCCACGACGATGTCGGCCCGATGCGTGACCTTCTCTGTGAAACGCTCCGCGAGGCCGGGGTCGAACCGACCGTCGACGATGCGGACAACGTGGTGGCGACGCACGAGGCCAGCGGGGACGCCGCTGACGGTCCCCACGTCGTGTTGAACACCCACCTCGACACCGTTTCGCCACACGTCCCCGCCGAACGCGACGGGGACCTCCTTCACGGTCGCGGGGCCTGCGACGCCAAGGGACCGCTGGCCGCAATGGTCGCCGTGTTTTCGAGTATCGAGCCCGACCGGGGACGGATTACTCTTGCCGTGACGCCCGACGAGGAAACCCGTTCGATCGGTGCGGCCGCGCTCGTGCCGTCGCTCGACCTCGATCCCGACCGCGGGGACGCGGTGATCGTCGGCGAACCCACAGGACTCAACGTCTGCAACGCCGCGAAAGGACGTTTCGAAGGGCGCGTCACGATCACTGGCGAGCGCGCCCACGCCGCCGAGCCACACACGGGGCGGAACGCGATCGCGATGGCCGCGCCGGTGATCGACGCGCTCGCGACGTTCGACGATCGGGCCGAGGGTCTCGACACTTACCCCGACCTCGGCGCACCGACACTCACGCCGACGCTCGTCACAGGCGGCGAGGCGACGAACCAAGTGCCCGCCGACTGTGAGATCGTTCTCGATCGCCGAAGCGTCCTGCCCGAGACCGCGGTGGGCTTCGAAACCGCGCTGAACGAGTATCTCGGTGAGCGGGTTCCGTCCCCCGACGCGGTTTCGTTCGCGTTGACCGACCGCGAAACACCGTTTCTCGAAGCGTTCGAGACGCCCGACGACGCTCGCGTGGTCAGCGTGCTCCAAGAGGCGTCGGGTGGTGCGGTGCGGCCGTTCACCGCCGCAACTGAGGCGTCGTACTTCGCACGCGAGGCCCCCACAGTCGTGTTCGGTCCGGGCGATCTCGCTGACGAGGACGGACCGGTCGCTCACGCGGATCGGGAGTATGTTCGGCTCTCGGCGGTCGAGCGCGCCACAACGATCCTCGGGGACGCACTCGCCGAATTTCTCCGAGAGACGGACGTTTAA
- a CDS encoding ferritin-like domain-containing protein yields the protein MSVEGDDRVLELLEDARNDEFETVINYQTNAAALAGVAAEEIADSLSADVQEELGHAEEIGERITQLGGQPKGSFDLEMGQEELQPPEDPTDVLSVIDGVIAAEEGAVETYRELIEVAEEAGDPVTEDFATELLADEEEHLAEFEGYRKEYED from the coding sequence ATGAGTGTCGAAGGCGACGACCGCGTGCTCGAACTGCTCGAAGACGCTCGCAACGACGAGTTCGAGACTGTCATCAACTACCAGACCAACGCCGCCGCGCTCGCAGGGGTTGCGGCCGAGGAGATCGCCGACAGTCTCAGTGCCGACGTTCAGGAGGAGCTCGGCCACGCCGAGGAGATCGGTGAACGCATCACCCAGCTGGGCGGCCAGCCGAAGGGATCGTTTGACCTCGAGATGGGCCAAGAGGAGCTCCAGCCACCGGAGGACCCCACGGACGTGCTCTCGGTCATCGACGGCGTGATCGCCGCCGAGGAGGGTGCGGTCGAGACGTACCGCGAACTCATCGAGGTCGCCGAGGAGGCCGGCGATCCCGTGACCGAGGATTTCGCGACGGAACTCCTCGCCGACGAGGAAGAACACCTCGCGGAGTTCGAGGGCTACCGGAAGGAGTACGAGGACTGA
- a CDS encoding inorganic phosphate transporter has translation MVEALLVVGGLVAVFVGYNIGGSSTGVAFGPAVGSRITGKTLAAVLFTAFALLGGWTVGQNVITTMGSEIVAEEFTLAASVVLLFFTGISLLISNLFGVPASTSMTAVGAIAGLGVANGTLNEDVMFGIVSAWIVAPLVAFWIGVLLGRYIYPHLDARVSFGRIEDGLFDIDRSGTLPRPRLREGATARDIVGAAIVLVVACYNAFSAGASNTANAVAPLVGSGAVGVEAGTLLAVGAMGIGAFTIARRTLDTVGDGITDLPILAAILVSLIGASIITVLSNLGIPASLAVSMTSCIIGLGWGRASRTVTLVDAAGTAIEGEGRPDVSVGALVPARVSEARAEPGAIDATKGPAQGPTIGEVADAQTPPDARQSGTPVDDAPAEPVPKIGEEDPEALAAGDLFDRAATGRIVSMWLLTPTISAIGSYLVFAFVL, from the coding sequence ATGGTCGAAGCGTTGCTCGTCGTCGGGGGGCTGGTAGCGGTGTTCGTCGGGTACAACATCGGTGGCTCCTCGACGGGGGTCGCGTTCGGCCCCGCAGTGGGGAGTCGAATCACGGGCAAGACGCTCGCAGCGGTGCTGTTTACCGCCTTTGCGCTGCTCGGTGGCTGGACGGTCGGGCAGAACGTCATCACCACGATGGGCTCGGAGATCGTGGCCGAGGAGTTCACGCTCGCGGCGAGCGTGGTGTTGCTCTTCTTTACAGGAATTTCACTGCTGATTTCGAACCTGTTCGGCGTGCCGGCGTCGACCTCGATGACCGCGGTCGGCGCGATCGCCGGGCTCGGTGTGGCGAACGGCACGCTCAACGAGGACGTGATGTTCGGGATCGTCTCGGCGTGGATCGTCGCTCCCCTCGTGGCGTTCTGGATCGGCGTGCTGCTGGGCCGGTACATCTATCCACACCTCGACGCCCGGGTCTCGTTCGGGCGGATCGAGGACGGCCTGTTCGACATCGATCGGTCGGGAACGCTTCCGCGACCCCGACTCCGAGAGGGCGCGACAGCCCGCGATATCGTGGGTGCGGCGATCGTTCTGGTCGTCGCGTGCTACAACGCGTTCTCGGCCGGTGCGTCGAACACCGCAAACGCGGTCGCGCCGCTGGTCGGCAGCGGCGCAGTCGGGGTCGAGGCGGGCACGCTGCTCGCGGTCGGCGCGATGGGGATCGGCGCGTTCACGATCGCTCGGCGCACCCTCGATACGGTCGGCGATGGGATCACCGACCTCCCGATCCTCGCCGCGATCCTCGTCTCGCTGATCGGCGCGTCGATCATCACCGTGCTCTCGAACTTGGGGATCCCGGCGAGTCTCGCAGTCAGCATGACGTCCTGTATCATCGGGCTCGGATGGGGGCGAGCCTCTCGTACGGTCACGCTGGTCGACGCCGCCGGGACCGCGATCGAGGGCGAGGGCCGTCCGGACGTCTCCGTGGGCGCGCTCGTCCCTGCGCGGGTGAGCGAGGCGCGAGCTGAACCGGGGGCCATCGATGCGACCAAAGGACCCGCACAGGGCCCGACGATCGGCGAGGTTGCCGACGCCCAGACGCCCCCCGACGCTCGGCAATCCGGTACGCCTGTGGACGATGCTCCTGCCGAGCCCGTCCCGAAGATCGGCGAGGAAGACCCCGAGGCGCTCGCGGCGGGGGACCTGTTCGATCGGGCGGCCACCGGACGGATCGTCTCGATGTGGCTACTCACGCCGACGATCTCCGCGATCGGCTCGTACCTCGTGTTCGCGTTCGTGCTGTGA
- a CDS encoding universal stress protein codes for MSESTTQVLVPIDGSPRSERALDHALDMSDVTITVLTVIDPFDVDPLSPGLQSPTGVPGMPGYSEEWYESAKADAEELHADARERATEDDLEVVSEIVFGRPARRIVTYAEDNDIDHIVIGNHGREEFPHVLLGNTAESVVRRSPVNVTVVR; via the coding sequence ATGAGCGAGTCCACGACACAAGTCCTCGTCCCGATCGACGGGTCGCCGCGCTCGGAGCGCGCGCTCGATCACGCCCTCGATATGTCGGACGTCACCATCACCGTTCTCACCGTGATCGATCCGTTCGACGTCGATCCGCTCTCGCCGGGCCTCCAGTCGCCGACCGGGGTGCCCGGGATGCCCGGCTACTCCGAGGAGTGGTACGAGAGCGCGAAAGCCGACGCCGAGGAACTCCACGCCGACGCCCGCGAGCGCGCCACCGAAGACGACTTGGAGGTGGTGAGCGAGATCGTCTTCGGTCGGCCCGCGCGCCGGATCGTCACCTACGCCGAGGACAACGACATCGATCACATCGTTATCGGGAACCACGGACGCGAGGAGTTCCCTCACGTCCTGCTCGGCAACACCGCCGAGTCGGTGGTCCGCCGGTCGCCAGTGAACGTGACCGTCGTTCGGTGA
- a CDS encoding bifunctional 4-hydroxy-2-oxoglutarate aldolase/2-dehydro-3-deoxy-phosphogluconate aldolase, producing the protein MARKQAVRERIVDSGVTAVLRGIDEEDMVPVAEAIHAGGVTAIEVTADAKRCTEMIAAVDRALADTDAVVGAGTVMDAPAARNVIEAGAEFVLAPNLNEDVVTVCNRENVVCIPGVMTPTEADRAMAAGADILKLFPASTVGPDHIGALRGPLGDVPVMPTGGVSADNVGEYFDAGAVAVGAGSALVDYDAIEREDWDAVRDSAAEFVSAVEDARS; encoded by the coding sequence ATGGCACGAAAACAGGCAGTCCGCGAGCGGATCGTCGACAGCGGCGTGACGGCCGTCCTCCGGGGAATCGACGAGGAGGACATGGTTCCGGTCGCTGAAGCGATCCACGCAGGCGGCGTGACCGCGATCGAAGTGACCGCCGACGCGAAGCGGTGTACCGAGATGATCGCCGCGGTCGATCGGGCGCTCGCGGACACCGACGCCGTCGTGGGGGCCGGGACAGTGATGGATGCGCCGGCAGCGCGTAACGTGATCGAGGCCGGCGCGGAGTTCGTGCTCGCTCCGAACCTCAACGAGGACGTCGTGACGGTCTGCAACCGCGAGAACGTGGTCTGCATCCCCGGCGTGATGACACCGACCGAAGCGGATCGCGCGATGGCAGCCGGGGCGGACATCCTGAAACTGTTCCCCGCATCGACGGTCGGTCCTGACCACATCGGCGCGCTCCGAGGCCCACTCGGCGACGTGCCGGTGATGCCCACGGGCGGTGTTTCGGCCGACAACGTCGGCGAGTACTTCGACGCCGGTGCGGTCGCGGTGGGAGCAGGGTCGGCGCTGGTGGATTACGACGCCATCGAACGCGAGGACTGGGACGCGGTACGCGACTCCGCCGCAGAATTTGTCTCGGCCGTCGAGGACGCGCGGTCCTGA
- the purB gene encoding adenylosuccinate lyase → MTDRGPLSAVSPLDGRYARYTEPLVPYVSEGALLRARVRVEIEYLLALADLDATPLAIDGDDRTTLRAAYEEFDKDDAARIKRIETEGTEKYPATNHDVKAVEYFVRDALPASLDADQWIHFGLTSEDVNNLAHRLLVGPAIDEVLVPALHDIRGALADLASENRDVPMLARTHGQPATPTTFGKEMAVFMGRLDRAIDRIETAAGGLAGKLAGASGTYAAHHAAYPEVDWRSFAREFVESLDLEFVEPVTQINPCDDLAALFDALRGANAVLLDLDRDAWHYVSQRYLGQRTDADETGSSTMPHKVNPIDFENSEGNLSKANSDLDFLGEYITTSRLQRDLSDSTVKRNIGAALAHCCIGYRKTEAGLAKVVPNEQVMADDLDANPEVIGEAVQTILRREGHTDAYERVKELTRGRRTSLEDFYDLFDNLDVSETTREELHELTPAGYTGVASDLAGDVE, encoded by the coding sequence ATGACCGATCGCGGCCCGCTTTCGGCGGTCTCGCCCCTCGATGGCCGGTACGCACGCTACACCGAACCGCTCGTCCCCTACGTCAGCGAGGGCGCACTGTTGCGCGCTCGCGTCCGCGTCGAAATCGAATACCTCCTCGCGCTCGCCGATCTCGATGCGACACCGCTCGCGATCGACGGCGACGACCGCACGACACTCCGGGCGGCCTACGAGGAGTTCGACAAGGATGACGCGGCGCGGATCAAACGGATCGAAACTGAGGGAACCGAGAAGTATCCGGCGACCAACCACGACGTGAAGGCCGTCGAATACTTCGTACGCGACGCACTTCCCGCAAGTCTCGACGCCGACCAGTGGATCCACTTCGGACTCACGAGCGAGGACGTCAACAACCTCGCTCACCGGCTGCTTGTCGGCCCTGCCATCGATGAGGTGCTGGTCCCTGCGCTCCACGATATCAGGGGCGCGCTGGCGGATCTCGCCAGTGAAAATCGGGACGTGCCGATGCTCGCACGCACCCACGGCCAGCCCGCCACACCGACGACGTTCGGCAAGGAGATGGCGGTCTTCATGGGACGACTCGACCGTGCGATCGATCGCATCGAGACCGCGGCCGGCGGGCTGGCGGGCAAACTCGCGGGCGCGAGCGGGACCTACGCCGCCCACCACGCCGCCTACCCGGAAGTCGACTGGCGGTCGTTCGCCCGCGAGTTCGTCGAATCTCTGGACCTCGAGTTCGTCGAGCCCGTCACCCAGATCAACCCGTGTGACGACCTCGCGGCGCTGTTCGACGCGTTGCGGGGAGCGAACGCCGTCCTTCTCGACCTCGATCGCGACGCGTGGCACTACGTCAGCCAGCGCTACCTCGGCCAGCGTACCGATGCGGACGAAACCGGCTCGTCGACGATGCCCCACAAGGTGAACCCGATCGACTTCGAGAACAGCGAGGGCAACCTCTCGAAGGCGAATTCGGATCTCGATTTCCTCGGGGAGTACATCACCACCTCGCGGCTCCAGCGCGACCTCTCGGATTCGACGGTGAAGCGAAATATCGGTGCGGCGCTCGCACACTGTTGCATCGGCTACCGGAAGACCGAGGCCGGATTGGCGAAGGTCGTCCCGAACGAGCAGGTAATGGCCGATGACCTCGACGCGAACCCAGAAGTCATCGGTGAGGCGGTCCAGACGATCCTTCGTCGCGAGGGCCACACCGACGCCTACGAACGAGTCAAAGAGCTCACCAGGGGCCGCCGCACGAGTCTCGAAGACTTCTATGACCTCTTCGACAATCTCGACGTGAGCGAGACGACCCGCGAGGAGCTCCACGAGCTCACGCCCGCTGGCTACACCGGTGTGGCGAGCGATCTGGCCGGCGACGTGGAGTGA